A stretch of DNA from Maridesulfovibrio sp.:
TTCCTTTCAATAATGCTGGTCGGTTAGTTCCTGATTGAGCGAGCCGGTGACGGTCAGATATTCGATGCGTTCGTACAGCTCGTCCATGAGGGCCGCTATTTCATCTTTGGACATGTCCGTGAGCCAGGCGCAGTTCTTCTTGAATGCCTCGGCCATTGTCACGGAATCCACCCAGTAACAGCGGTTCTCCGGGGTGCTTGTATCAACCGGTTCTCCGAGGAGAATCTGTTTGGTCATGCCCAGGATATTTTCATTCTGGCGTTTTCTGTCCCAGTTACGGGAATGGAATTGCCACAGGCATTTTTTCATTATGTAGTTTTCCAGCTCCGATAACTTTTCATTTTTAGGTTCGGCCATGTCTCCCTCCTAGACCGCGGTAGCCAGCGATTTGTGTTCGAAAGGCTGATACGTTTTTTTGCGCAGATCCTTGAGGCAGTTGTATTTGCCCGTGTATTCCCGCATTGTGGGGGAGTTCCTGACCTCGTCAGGGAGGTCCACGTCCGAAATCATGCGCTGAGTTTCAAACCCCTTGTCCATGGGAATTTCATCCTTGCTGATGTCGAGCAGGGACAGTTTGTGGATGGGGGAATAGATGGCGTTATAGATGTCGCGGGCAAAGCGGACCCATCCTTCCCATCCTTTCCACGGGCCGTTGTGGTAACCGTGGGCGTTAAGGTATGGTACGCGGATTTTTTTGGCCACTTCACCGGGACGCTTGCCGGTCAGGATGATGTCCGGCTCAAGATTGTACATGGCTTCCAAGCCTTCAAGCTCGTTGGGGTCGTCGATGGCCAGAGCGCCGACTTCGCAGCGTGCGATGCCTTTTTCCATATCGCCCTGATGGCCGAATTTGGTATAGACCGAGACCACATCCATGCCCATTTCGTCATGGATGACGTGAGCCCAGTGCCAGAGTTTGGAACCGCCGGGCCAGAGGCAGATCTTCTTGTCGGTGAGTCTTGCCTTGTACCATTCAAGTTCCGGTTTCCAGCGTGCTGTTTCCTCGTCAATGATAGCCTGGGCACGGTCCTCGATGCCGAAGAACAGCCCGATCTTGCGCAGCGATGTGCCCAGCGGCTCAAATCCGAATCCGTCGATATCCAGCCTTGGAATACCGTAGCGTTTGCGCAGTTCGTTGCAGATGTATTCCGCAGATCTGGCGCATTCGAGCACATTCAGTTGTGCCCCGTGCATGGCCCGCAGGTCATCGTAGCTTCCGTTTCCGGTAAAGGTGGAGAGCACCTGCACGCCCATGCGGTTGAAGAAGTCGATCATTATTTCCTGATCGCCCTGAATATTGTATTCGCCCACGTAGTTGATGACGTAGTCGCTCTTGATGTTCGGTTCAACCGTGCCGACCTTCTTGTTGATCCAGGCGATGTTGATCTTGTGGTGCCCGCCGGACTGGCTGGGGCCGCCGAAGCCCGGCGAGTTGCAGACGAAGATGTCGACATCGGGCATTTCGTCCATCACTTCCTGGGCCACGGCCTCGATATCATCACCGATAAGGGCGGAGGCGCAGGTCTGGTAGATAGACATGCGTTTTATGTGCGGGCAGGCCTTGAAGGCTTCTATGATCGACTGTTTAAGCTGTTTTTCGGCTCCGAAGACGATGTGCTTTTCCTTCATGTCGGTGGCAAAAGTGTACTTCATCTGGAAGTTGTCGTTGTCACTTATGTACCGTTTGGTCTGCCAGGTGTCGTAGGTGCATCCGATAGGGCCGTGGCTCAGGTGGATGACGTCCTTCATAGGGGTTCCGATTACGTGTTTGGCTCCGCAATAGGCACAGCCGCGCTCGGATATGGTTCCGGGAATGGTGTTCAGGTATCCCAGCGGCAGGGCGTCGGTAAGGGTT
This window harbors:
- the anfG gene encoding Fe-only nitrogenase subunit delta; this encodes MAEPKNEKLSELENYIMKKCLWQFHSRNWDRKRQNENILGMTKQILLGEPVDTSTPENRCYWVDSVTMAEAFKKNCAWLTDMSKDEIAALMDELYERIEYLTVTGSLNQELTDQHY
- the anfD gene encoding nitrogenase iron-iron protein, alpha chain, giving the protein MPYHEFECSKCIPERKQHAVVKGEGETLTDALPLGYLNTIPGTISERGCAYCGAKHVIGTPMKDVIHLSHGPIGCTYDTWQTKRYISDNDNFQMKYTFATDMKEKHIVFGAEKQLKQSIIEAFKACPHIKRMSIYQTCASALIGDDIEAVAQEVMDEMPDVDIFVCNSPGFGGPSQSGGHHKINIAWINKKVGTVEPNIKSDYVINYVGEYNIQGDQEIMIDFFNRMGVQVLSTFTGNGSYDDLRAMHGAQLNVLECARSAEYICNELRKRYGIPRLDIDGFGFEPLGTSLRKIGLFFGIEDRAQAIIDEETARWKPELEWYKARLTDKKICLWPGGSKLWHWAHVIHDEMGMDVVSVYTKFGHQGDMEKGIARCEVGALAIDDPNELEGLEAMYNLEPDIILTGKRPGEVAKKIRVPYLNAHGYHNGPWKGWEGWVRFARDIYNAIYSPIHKLSLLDISKDEIPMDKGFETQRMISDVDLPDEVRNSPTMREYTGKYNCLKDLRKKTYQPFEHKSLATAV